A single region of the Pseudomonas sp. VD-NE ins genome encodes:
- the alr gene encoding alanine racemase, with amino-acid sequence MRPARALIDLEALRHNYRIAREVTGAKALAVIKADAYGHGAVRCALALEAEADGFAVACIEEALELRAAGIKAPVLLLEGIFEADELALIVEHDFWTVVHSLWQLEAIEQAALSKPITVWLKLDSGMHRVGLHPKDYPAAYQRLLASGKVAKIVLMSHFARADELHAQSSTEQVAVFEAARQGLAAEVSLRNSPAVLGWPQIHSDWVRPGIMLYGATPFEEANAVADRLQPVMTLESKVICVRELPAGEPIGYGAKFVTDKPMRIGVVAMGYADGYPRQAPTGTPVLVAGKRSRILGRVSMDMLCIDLTDVPEADLGSTVELWGKNILASEVAQWADTIPYQIFCNLRRVPRLYSEG; translated from the coding sequence AAGGCGGACGCCTACGGCCATGGCGCGGTGCGTTGCGCCCTGGCACTGGAAGCCGAGGCCGACGGTTTTGCCGTCGCCTGCATCGAAGAAGCGCTGGAGTTGCGCGCGGCCGGCATCAAGGCCCCGGTGTTGTTGCTCGAAGGCATCTTCGAAGCCGATGAGCTGGCGCTGATCGTCGAGCATGATTTCTGGACCGTGGTGCACTCGCTGTGGCAGCTTGAAGCCATCGAGCAGGCAGCGCTGAGCAAGCCGATTACCGTGTGGCTGAAGCTTGATTCCGGTATGCACCGCGTCGGTCTACATCCAAAGGATTATCCGGCGGCTTACCAGCGTCTGCTGGCCAGCGGCAAAGTGGCGAAGATCGTGTTGATGAGCCACTTCGCTCGCGCCGATGAATTGCATGCGCAGAGCAGCACCGAGCAAGTCGCGGTGTTTGAAGCGGCGCGTCAGGGTTTGGCGGCGGAAGTCAGCTTGCGCAACTCGCCAGCCGTGCTCGGCTGGCCGCAGATTCACAGCGATTGGGTTCGCCCGGGCATCATGCTCTATGGCGCGACCCCGTTTGAAGAGGCCAACGCCGTGGCTGATCGCCTGCAGCCGGTGATGACCCTGGAGTCGAAAGTCATCTGCGTACGCGAACTGCCGGCCGGCGAACCGATCGGTTACGGCGCCAAATTCGTCACCGACAAACCGATGCGCATCGGTGTGGTCGCCATGGGTTACGCCGACGGCTACCCGCGTCAGGCGCCGACTGGCACGCCAGTGTTGGTGGCGGGTAAACGCAGTCGCATTCTCGGTCGGGTGTCGATGGACATGCTGTGCATCGATCTGACGGATGTGCCGGAAGCCGACCTCGGTTCAACCGTGGAGCTGTGGGGCAAAAACATTCTCGCCAGCGAAGTGGCGCAGTGGGCCGACACCATCCCATACCAGATCTTCTGCAACCTGCGTCGGGTGCCAAGGCTCTATTCCGAGGGTTAA